In a genomic window of Gouania willdenowi chromosome 11, fGouWil2.1, whole genome shotgun sequence:
- the rprd2a gene encoding regulation of nuclear pre-mRNA domain-containing protein 2a gives MAAGAGGDSLEATLERKFKNVTNTMDSIQGLSTWCIDNKKYHNLIVKHWIKSLRKADPSHRLNLLYLANDVIQNCKRKNAIVYRTAFTEVLPDAFLFINHEGDRKVIKSVERILSIWEERGVYPGTLVSDLRSTLIKEESPPETPVEQKTPVESKADLRSKIVAEFVPQALIDQLSKHKKSLEDVEIREKQLASMRVDICSTEALKKLKDKAGGKKFSKDFEEGSAQLQGFVKFFDKESKLGPPLLETLSNANIFYEMQYKEVKIVANAYQTFANRVSHLKRKLDSLKATLPDLDDSPIPSPSADAPSPTGSESPFHGLELAEPNPDLDGCAMDDDAEAPAPSPLSSVGETLIPEEVLGGNDNREVEDMDLSEEEMEGSSIIVEEKIEPVAPPEVITPVSTQSESKVDTSQPGAEVPPPAAEESIDVGKIGSILNNLNSIMTKSESPPAAPPASASVKTTSAAPLSALDSSSLTSLLSTVDMSPAELLSALSKVQSHSSSIQGERNSSSLGSSTTSFPSSNALIPETTSPPPSSTSASAAPTQSQSFSFAAPVPSSTSSTVTQSSSIIQAPPQIPNPASALVHSVHMDTELASEAVKTSTSLESKIHSFLQGNPAFNAFDFGLSLTSGPGGGNLSPATGADTQGGTPVRDEGGGTPTQDEVMDKSLVAPFPPNTNKSSVSENPMAASSVYQNNNQLSSMNGQRYQSYPYIQQEGPDHYQQMSAQAGRLMPGERAPSVANAPVVKGFQGPSERGWFSDVHRQGGPQSARYNVDNTPPGLYQEHRELAPKPAPEPSSAFFSNSLPPVPHLPPPPPPPHAFEGTPPLNKRVMIPPEQQQQQGPGPGRGPGPGPGPGPGPGPGPSPSPSAGTGEGFRHRGDSFNSSFHPDNDMGQHHPRQPDNVPYPDNGPHYYDEHHDEAPFFPENSNFHMNEPHFSPPRPLPRVRGRFPPPSPHSGPQEYFHAPNFQQRPRRPPPHPHHQGMRQPGPLPPHRPVHPARLPHPRGPTPRPPFPRFLGPDPRLRGKRPGPRGGGPAFPLKRPFLPPRY, from the exons ATGGCAGCGGGAGCAGGAGGAGACTCACTGGAGGCCACGTTAGAAAGAAAGTTCAAGAATGTGACCAACACCATGGATTCGATCCAGGGTCTGTCTACGTGGTGCATAGACAACAAGAAGTACCACAACCTGATCGTGAAGCACTGGATAAAGTCCCTGCGGAAAG CGGATCCCTCACACAGACTCAACCTGCTGTACCTCGCAAACGACGTCATTCAGAACTGTAAGAGGAAAAACGCTATTGTCTACCGAACGGCGTTCACAGAGGTGCTGCCCGACGCCTTCCTGTTCATCAA CCACGAAGGTGACCGCAAGGTGATTAAATCAGTGGAGAGGATCCTTTCCATCTGGGAAGAAAGGGGAGTGTATCCAGGGACGCTGGTGTCTGATCTAAGGAGTACTTTAATCAAAGAGGAGTCCCCTCCTGAAACACCTGTGGAGCAAAAAA ctccAGTCGAGTCTAAAGCTGATTTACGGTCCAAGATCGTAGCTGAGTTTGTG CCACAGGCACTCATAGACCAACTgtccaaacacaagaaatcgcTGGAGGATGTGGAGATCAGAGAGAAACAACTAGCATCTATGAGGGTCGACATCTGCAGCACCGAAGCCCTCAAGAAACTTAAAG ataaagCAGGAGGAAAGAAGTTCTCCAAGGATTTCGAGGAGGGGAGCGCACAACTCCAGGGTTTTGTGAAGTTCTTTGACAAAGAAAGCAAACTGGGACCTCCTCTCCTGGAAACCCTCTCCAATGCAAATATCTTCTATGAGATGCAGTACAAGGAGGTTAAGATAGTTGCCAAC GCGTACCAAACGTTTGCAAACCGCGTGTCCCACCTCAAGCGTAAGCTGGACTCGCTCAAAGCCACCTTACCTGACCTAGACGACTCCCCAATCCCTTCCCCCTCGGCAGACGCTCCCTCTCCAACGGGCTCTGAGTCGCCCTTCCATGGGTTGGAATTAGCCGAGCCCAACCCGGATCTGGACGGCTGTGCCATGGATGATGATGCCGAGGCGCCGGCCCCCAGCCCTCTGTCCTCAGTGGGAGAAACTCTCATTCCAGAAGAGGTTCTCGGGGGGAACGACAATCGCGAGGTGGAGGACATGGACCTCTCTGAAGAAGAAATGGAAGGCAGCAGCATCATAG tcGAGGAGAAGATCGAACCCGTGGCCCCCCCTGAGGTGATCACACCAGTTAGTACACAAAGTGAATCTAAAGTAGACACATCACAGCCAGGCGCTGAGGTCCCGCCCCCTGCAGCAGAGGAGAGTATCGATGTGGGTAAAATTGGCTCCATCCTCAACAATTTAAACTCCATCATGACCAAATCAG AGAGTCCCCCCGCTGCTCCCCCTGCCAGCGCCTCAGTGAAGACCACATCTGCTGCCCCTCTGAGCGCGCTGGACTCCAGTTCCCTGACCAGCCTCCTCTCCACAGTGGACATGAGTCCTGCTGAGCTCCTGAGTGCTCTCTCTAAAGTCCAGagccacagcagcagcattCAGGGAGAGA GAAACTCCTCATCCCTGGGCAGCTCGACCACAAGTTTCCCTTCTTCAAACGCACTCATCCCAGAAACTACTTCTCCACCTCCCTCGTCCACATCTGCATCAGCAGCACCAACACAAAGCCAGTCCTTCTCCTTTGCTGCACCCGTGCCCTCATCAACCAGCTCAACTGTAACACAGAGCTCAAGCATCATCCAAGCCCCACCGCAGATTCCAAACCCAGCCTCTGCCCTCGTCCATTCTGTGCACATGGACACGGAGTTAGCATCAGAGGCCGTTAAGACATCAACAAGTTTAGAGTCGAAAATCCACAGCTTCCTGCAGGGAAACCCGGCTTTCAACGCCTTTGACTTTGGGTTGTCCTTAACCTCAGGCCCGGGAGGTGGAAACCTCAGCCCAGCCACTGGAGCAGACACCCAGGGTGGGACTCCGGTCCGAGACGAGGGGGGAGGCACTCCAACTCAAGATGAAGTCATGGACAAGTCACTCGTGGCCCCATTCCCTCCCAACACGAATAAGTCATCTGTTAGTGAGAACCCAATGGCTGCTTCCTCTGTGTACCAGAACAACAACCAGCTGAGCTCCATGAATGGCCAGCGCTACCAGTCGTATCCGTACATCCAACAGGAGGGGCCTGACCATTATCAGCAAATGTCTGCACAGGCAGGACGACTGATGCCTGGAGAACGAGCTCCAAGTGTCGCTAACGCACCAGTAGTCAAAGGCTTCCAGGGGCCGAGTGAACGAGGCTGGTTCAGTGACGTCCACAGGCAGGGGGGCCCTCAGTCAGCTAGATACAACGTGGACAACACACCACCAGGACTTTACCAGGAACATCGGGAACTGGCTCCCAAACCAGCACCCGAGCCATCCTCTGCGTTCTTCAGCAACTCTCTGCCCCCTGTCCCCCACCTCccgcctcctccacctcctcctcatgCTTTTGAAGGAACGCCTCCTTTAAACAAGCGTGTGATGATTCCTCCagagcagcaacaacagcaagGTCCAGGTCCAGGCCGAGGTCCAGgcccaggtccaggtccaggcccaggtccaggtccaggtccaagTCCAAGTCCAAGTGCAGGCACAGGAGAAGGTTTCAGGCACAGGGGTGATAGTTTTAATAGTTCGTTCCATCCAGACAACGACATGGGCCAGCATCACCCCCGGCAACCAGATAACGTGCCTTATCCAGACAACGGGCCGCATTATTATGACGAGCACCACGACGAAGCCCCCTTCTTCCCGGAAAACTCCAACTTCCACATGAATGAGCCCCATTTCAGTCCTCCACGCCCACTACCCAGAGTCAGAGGTCGCTTCCCACCGCCGTCGCCACACTCGGGCCCACAGGAATATTTCCACGCCCCCAACTTCCAGCAGCGCCCTCGGAGACCGCCCCCACATCCTCATCATCAGGGTATGCGCCAACCTGGCCCGCTGCCTCCACATCGGCCAGTCCACCCCGCCCGCCTCCCACACCCCAGAGGACCCACACCACGACCTCCCTTCCCTCGGTTCCTCGGCCCCGATCCAAGACTAAGAGGCAAACGTCCCGGTCCCAGAGGGGGCGGCCCAGCGTTCCCCCTGAAAAGACCTTTTCTACCACCTCGATACTGA
- the LOC114472649 gene encoding circadian-associated transcriptional repressor-like — protein sequence MNSLGSSTKWLSYDSLPSTPTFILSESEHTEDEADVFSEGEGYSSRKKPPVADKEMRSFPQNYLVYPPRPDQLLHSRPQTYEKSTHLCSDSPGATAVRAWSPGDLAFAEKCADLSRFIQPLLELLYGLKAGRFDRGLSSFQQSVAIDRLQRILGILQKPEMGERYLQNLLQIEILLKMWFPHLAFKSTEKPNPNKAPHGAMHRCQSLLHTLPVKKRKLSWSHPEYVGELPAKRCKHGTQWPCQAARSLDTTSTPKSSHTSKTPEETTTTITTAAAAGQECETRTDTLSKASGLCGKRESSPHSPAMQDSSVSSSNTIAITDSR from the exons ATGAACTCACTGGGCAGCTCTACCAAATGGCTGTCCTACGACTCACTGCCTTCCACACCGACCTTCATCCTCAGCGAGAGCGAGCACACTGAGGATGAAGCAGACGTCTTCTCAGAGGGAGAAGGCTACAGCAGCAGGAAGAAGCCTCCCGTAGCTGATAAGGAGATGAGGTCGTTTCCTCAGAATTACCTCGTCTATCCACCTCGTCCTGATCAGCTGCTGCACTCCAGGCCACAAACATATGAGAAATCCACACATCTCTGCTCAGACTCTCCTGGAGCCACCGCGGTTAGAGCATGGTCACCAGGGGACTTGGCCTTTGCAGAGAAA TGTGCAGACCTGAGCCGGTTTATTCAACCTTTACTAGAGCTTCTTTACGGACTAAAGGCTGGACGCTTTGACAGAG GTCTGAGCAGTTTCCAGCAGAGCGTTGCCATTGACAGATTGCAGAGGATTCTTGGGATTCTGCAAAAGCCTGAAATGGG TGAGAGGTACCTTCAAAACCTGCTGCAGATCGAGATCCTGCTCAAAATGTGGTTTCCTCACCTGGCTTTTAAATCCACGGAGAAGCCGAACCCCAACAAAGCTCCTCATGGTGCAATGCACCGCTGCCAAAGTCTGCTCCACACATTGCCTGTTAAG AAGAGAAAGCTGAGCTGGTCACACCCTGAATACGTTGGTGAGCTTCCAGCCAAGCGCTGTAAACACGGAACACAGTGGCCGTGCCAAGCTGCACGCTCATTAGACACTACATCCACACCTAAATCCTCCCACACCAGTAAAACACCAGAGgagaccaccaccaccatcaccacagcagcagcagccggaCAGGAATGTGAAACGCGGACAGACACTTTGAGCAAGGCGTCGGGTTTGTGCGGAAAGAGAGAAAGTTCTCCCCACAGCCCAGCCATGCAGGACAGCTCTGTGTCTTCAAGCAACACCATCGCAATAACTGACTCACGTTAG